The sequence TGTGCGCAGTGCACGCCCTCAACAACGTCCTGCAGCGGCCCTGCTTCACCCGACAGGCGGCCGACGACATCTGCAAGAGGTTCCCCCCCCTTTTAACCCAATTCTGGGGCCTTTCCAGAACCTTCTGACCCCAGAAGGACCCTATAACCCCCCCAATCCTACAAGGACCCCATGATGGCTCTATAAATTTCCAGAACTCATAAAGACCCCATGAGGATCTTCTGATCCCATAAGGACCCTATAACCCCCCCGATCCCACAAGGACCCCATGATGGCCCTATAAGCCCCCAGAACCCATAAAGGCCCAATAAGAACCttctgaccccataaggaccctaTAACCCCCCCAATCCCACAAGGACCCCATGATGGCCCTATAAGCCCCCAGAACCCATAAAGGCCCAATAAGAACCTTCTTACCCCATAAGGACCCTATAACCCCCCCCCGatcccataaggaccccataatgGCCCTATAAACCCACAGAACCATAAAGACCCATAAGAACTTCTTACCCCATAAGGACCCTATAACCCGCCTGACCCCATAAGGATTCCCTAATGGCCCAGAACCCATAAAGGCCAATAAGAACCTTCTTACCCCATAAGGACCCTATAATGCCCCCAGAACCTATAActcataaggaccccataatgGCCCTATAAGCCCCCAGAACCTATAAAGATCCCATAAGAACCTTCTGACCCCATAAGGATCCTATAACCCCCCCCCCCGATCCCATAAGGATCCCATGATGGCCCTATAAGTCTCCAGAACCCATCAAAACCCCATAAGAACAttctgaccccataaggacaTTATAGCTTTTCCagacccataaggatcccaTAATGCGCCCTATAATCCCCctgaccccataaagaccccatgAGGGCCCTATAAACCCCCCGATCCCATGAGGGCCCCATAAGGGCCCTATAGACCCCTATGAACCCTTAACCCCATTTAGGAGCCCCCTCACCCTAATATTGAATCCCCCTGACCCCAAAATCAAACCCATAACCCCATATTGGAGACCCCAACCCCAATATTGAACCCTTAACCCCATTTAGGAGACCCCACAACTACTTTTGAGCCCCccgaccccataaggaccccataaggaccctaTAAAGCCCCGTTCACACCATATGGACCCCACAAGGCCCTATAAACCCCCCCCTCCCGCTGACCCTAGAcaaaccccataaggaccccataaagCTATCCCCCTcccccataaggaccccatagcaccccataatactcccataaggaccccataaggaccctaTAAAGCCCCATTCACAGCATATGGATCCTACAAGGCCCTATAACCGCCCCCTCCTCCTGCTGACCCTATACAAgccccataaggaccccataaacCCATCCCCCTCCCacataaggaccccataggatcccataatACCCCCCTCACCCCATCAGGACCCCGTAAGGACCCCATAAACCCCGCTGTTTTCCAGGTTGGCCCCCGAGGCTCGGCTCAACCCGCACCGCAGCCTTTTGGGGTCGGGGAATTACGACGTCAACGTCATCATGGCGGCTCTGCACAGTGTGGGGATGGCGGCCGTCTGGTGGGACAAGCGCCGGTCTGACCCCAAAtgcacctttttttccccaaaatgctCCGCCCCCATAACCCGCttctgaccccataaggaccctaTAACTACCCTGTACCCACAAGGACCCCATAAAGGCCCTATAAGCTCCCCAGACCCaataaagaccccataagaaTGTCCTGACCCCATAAGAACCCTATAACTCCCCTGtacccataaggaccccataacaGCCATATAAACACCccagaccccataaggaccccataaagGCCCTATAACCCCCAGGACCCTATAAAAACGCCATgaagaccccataaggaccttCTAAACTCACAAGGATCCTATAACCNNNNNNNNNNNNNNNNNNNNNNNNNNNNNNNNNNNNNNNNNNNNNNNNNNNNNNNNNNNNNNNNNNNNNNNNNNNNNNNNNNNNNNNNNNNNNNNNNNNNNNNNNNNNNNNNNNNNNNNNNNNNNNNNNNNNNNNNNNNNNNNNNNNNNNNNNNNNNNNNNNNNNNNNNNNNNNNNNNNNNNNNNNNNNNNNNNNNNNNNNNNNNNNNNNNNNNNNNNNNNNNNNNNNNNNNNNNNNNNNNNNNNNNNNNNNNNNNNNNNNNNNNNNNNNNNNNNNNNNNNNNNNNNNNNNNNNNNNNNNNNNNNNNNNNNNNNNNNNNNNNNNNNNNNNNNNNNNNNNNNNNNNNNNNNNNNNNNNNNNNNNNNNNNNNNNNNNNNNNNNNNNNNNNNNNNNNNNNNNNNNNNNNNNNNNNNNNNNNNNNNNNNNNNNNNNNNNNNNNNNNNNNNNNNNNNNNNNNNNNNNNNNNNNNNNNNNNNNNNNNNNNNNNNNNNNNNNNNNNNNNNNNNNNNNNNNNNNNNNNNNNNNNNNNNNNNNNNNNNNNNNNNNNNNNNNNNNNNNNNNNNNNNNNNNNNNNNNNNNNNNNNNNNNNNNNNNNNNNNNNNNNNNNNNNNNNNNNNNNNNNNNNNNNNNNNNNNNNNNNNNNNNNNNNNNNNNNNNNNNNNNNNNNNNNNNNNNNNNNNNNNNNNNNNNNNNNNNNNNNNNNNNNNNNNNNNNNNNNNNNNNNNNNNNNNNNNNNNNNNNNNNNNNNNNNNNNNNNNNNNNNNNNNNNNNNNNNNNNNNNNNNNNNNNNNNNNNNNNNNNNNNNNNNNNNNNNNNNNNNNNNNNNNNNNNNNNNNNNNNNNNNNNNNNNNNNNNNNNNNNNNNNNNNNNNNNNNNNNNNNNNNNNNNNNNNNNNNNNNNNNNNNNNNNNNNNNNNNNNNNNNNNNNNNNNNNNNNNNNNNNNNNNNNNNNNNNNNNNNNNNNNNNNNNNNNNNNNNNNNNNNNNNNNNNNNNNNNNNNNNNNNNNNNNNNNNNNNNNNNNNNNNNNNNNNNNNNNNNNNNNNNNNNNNNNNNNNNNNNNNNNNNNNNNNNNNNNNNNNNNNNNNNNNNNNNNNNNNNNNNNNNNNNNNNNNNNNNNNNNNNNNNNNNNNNNNNNNNNNNNNNNNNNNNNNNNNNNNNNNNNNNNNNNNNNNNNNNNNNNNNNNNNNNNNNNNNNNNNNNNNNNNNNNNNNNNNNNNNNNNNNNNNNNNNNNNNNNNNNNNNNNNNNNNNNNNNNNNNNNNNNNNNNNNNNNNNNNNNNNNNNNNNNNNNNNNNNNNNNNNNNNNNNNNNNNNNNNNNNNNNNNNNNNNNNNNNNNNNNNNNNNNNNNNNNNNNNNNNNNNNNNNNNNNNNNNNNNNNNNNNNNNNNNNNNNNNNNNNNNNNNNNNNNNNNNNNNNNNNNNNNNNNNNNNNNNNNNNNNNNNNNNNNNNNNNNNNNNNNNNNNNNNNNNNNNNNNNNNNNNNNNNNNNNNNNNNNNNNNNNNNNNNNNNNNNNNNNNNNNNNNNNNNNNNNNNNNNNNNNNNNNNNNNNNNNNNNNNNNNNNNNNNNNNNNNNNNNNNNNNNNNNNNNNNNNNNNNNNNNNNNNNNNNNCGACCCCGTAATGGCCCTATAAACCCCCCAGATCACCtaaagaccccataaggaccctaTAATGGCCCTATAAACCTCCCAAGACCCtataaagaccccatagggacctctgagcccataaggaccccataatgGCCCTATAAACCCCCCAGGCCCCATAAAGACCTCATAAGGACCTTCTGAAACCACAGGACCCCATAATGGCCCTGTAACTCCTCCcgaccccataagaaccccataATAGCACTATAAACCCCCCAGACCCTATAAAGACCCTATAAGGAACCTATAAaccccctgaccccataaggaccccctAAGAACCCCATAGTGGCCCTATAAATCTTTCCCTGACCCCACAAAGATGCCATAAGTCCATAAAGTCCGCATAATggccccataaagaccccataaggaTCTTCTGACCTCACAAGGACCCTATAACCCCccgaccccataaagaccccataaggaTCTTCTGACCTCACAAGGACCCTATAACCCCccgaccccataaagaccccataaggaTCTTCTGACCTCACAAGGACCCTATAACCCccgaccccataaagaccccataaggaTCTTCTGATCTCACAAGGACCCTATAACCCTCCcaaccccataaagaccccataagcGCCCTATAAACCCCccgaccccataaagaccccataaggGCCCTATAGACCCCTATGAACCCATAAGCCCATTTAGGAACCCCCGACCCCAAAATCGAACCTATAAACCTTCACCCTATAAAGACCCCATTTAGGAGCCCCCCACCCTAATATTGAACNNNNNNNNNNNNNNNNNNNNNNNNNNNNNNNNNNNNNNNNNNNNNNNNNNNNNNNNNNNNNNNNNNNNNNNNNNNNNNNNNNNNNNNNNNNNNNNNNNNNNNNNNNNNNNNNNNNNNNNNNNNNNNNNNNNNNNNNNNNNNNNNNNNNNNNNNNNNNNNNNNNNNNNNNNNNNNNNNNNNNNNNNNNNNNNNNNNNNNNNNNNNNNNNNNNNNNNNNNNNNNNNNNNNNNNNNNNNNNNNNNNNNNNNNNNNNNNNNNNNNNNNNNNNNNNNNNNNNNNNNNNNNNNNNNNNNNNNNNNNNNNNNNNNNNNNNNNNNNNNNNNNNNNNNNNNNNNNNNNNNNNNNNNNNNNNNNNNNNNNNNNNNNNNNNNNNNNNNNNNNNNNNNNNNNNNNNNNNNNNNNNNNNNNNNNNNNNNNNNNNNNNNNNNNNNNNNNNNNNNNNNNNNNNNNNNNNNNNNNNNNNNNNNNNNNNNNNNNNNNNNNNNNNNNNNNNNNNNNNNNNNNNNNNNNNNNNNNNNNNNNNNNNNNNNNNNNNNNNNNNNNNNNNNNNNNNNNNNNNNNNNNNNNNNNNNNNNNNNNNNNNNNNNNNNNNNNNNNNNNNNNNNNNNNNNNNNNNNNNNNNNNNNNNNNNNNNNNNNNNNNNNNNNNNNNNNNNNNNNNNNNNNNNNNNNNNNNNNNNNNNNNNNNNNNNNNNNNNNNNNNNNNNNNNNNNNNNNNNNNNNNNNNNNNNNNNNNNNNNNNNNNNNNNNNNNNNNNNNNNNNNNNNNNNNNNNNNNNNNNNNNNNNNNNNNNNNNNNNNNNNNNNNNNNNNNNNNNNNNNNNNNNNNNNNNNNNNNNNNNNNNNNNNNNNNNNNNNNNNNNNNNNNNNNNNNNNNNNNNNNNNNNNNNNNNNNNNNNNNNNNNNNNNNNNNNNNNNNNNNNNNNNNNNNNNNNNNNNNNNNNNNNNNNNNNNNNNNNNNNNNNNNNNNNNNNNNNNNNNNNNNNNNNNNNNNNNNNNNNNNNNNNNNNNNNNNNNNNNNNNNNNNNNNNNNNNNNNNNNNNNNNNNNNNNNNNNNNNNNNNNNNNNNNNNNNNNNNNNNNNNNNNNNNNNNNNNNNNNNNNNNNNNNNNNNNNNNNNNNNNNNNNNNNNNNNNNNNNNNNNNNNNNNNNNNNNNNNNNNNNNNNNNNNNNNNNNNNNNNNNNNNNNNNNNNNNNNNNNNNNNNNNNNNNNNNNNNNNNNNNNNNNNNNNNNNNNNNNNNNNNNNNNNNNNNNNNNNNNNNNNNNNNNNNNNNNNNNNNNNNNNNNNNNNNNNNNNNNNNNNNNNNNNNNNNNNNNNNNNNNNNNNNNNNNNNNNNNNNNNNNNNNNNNNNNNNNNNNNNNNNNNNNNNNNNNNNNNNNNNNNNNNNNNNNNNNNNNNNNNNNNNNNNNNNNNNNNNNNNNNNNNNNNNNNNNNNNNNNNNNNNNNNNNNNNNNNNNNNNNNNNNNNNNNNNNNNNNNNNNNNNNNNNNNNNNNNNNNNNNNNNNNNNNNNNNNNNNNNNNNNNNNNNNNNNNNNNNNNNNNNNNNNNNNNNNNNNNNNNNNNNNNNNNNNNNNNNNNNNNNNNNNNNNNNNNNNNNNNNNNNNNNNNNNNNNNNNNNNNNNNNNNNNNNNNNNNNNNNNNNNNNNNNNNNNNNNNNNNNNNNNNNNNNNNNNNNNNNNNNNNNNNNNNNNNNNNNNNNNNNNNNNNNN is a genomic window of Meleagris gallopavo isolate NT-WF06-2002-E0010 breed Aviagen turkey brand Nicholas breeding stock unplaced genomic scaffold, Turkey_5.1 ChrUn_random_7180001849624, whole genome shotgun sequence containing:
- the LOC104915759 gene encoding josephin-2-like, whose amino-acid sequence is AVHALNNVLQRPCFTRQAADDICKRLAPEARLNPHRSLLGSGNYDVNVIMAALHSVGMAAVWWDKRRSDPKCTFFSPKCSAPITRF